The proteins below are encoded in one region of Thunnus maccoyii chromosome 24, fThuMac1.1, whole genome shotgun sequence:
- the arl6ip6 gene encoding ADP-ribosylation factor-like protein 6-interacting protein 6, with protein sequence MPSATDGVVVSESLSEDMVHAEPPSVRFGERLMSAERPGGNGRRPLTHRNGPRPWPAVALSILMSSAAVAAVGSFSALLYPILTELRAERVRGEDGTEERMLGFWSILVLSVLVGCICCIVSWTLTYLDSYQPGMMFPTPLTLSYLRDSSAHGYHMGYGIAVLNGIMAMLTVIWSLT encoded by the exons ATGCCGAGTGCGACGGATGGGGTCGTTGTAAGTGAAAGTTTGTCAGAAGACATGGTTCATGCAGAACCTCCGTCTGTGAGATTTGGAGAGAGGCTCATGTCAGCAGAGAGACCCGGTGGGAATGGAAGGCGGCCGTTAACCCACCGGAACGGCCCCAGACCCTGGCCCGCGGTCGCGCTGTCAATCCTGATGTCCTCCGCTGCTGTGGCCGCGGTCGGTAGTTTCTCTGCCCTCCTCTACCCGATCCTCACAG AGCTGCgggcagagagagtgaggggaGAGGATGGGACTGAAGAGAGGATGTTGG gtttCTGGAGTATCCTGGTGCTGTCAGTATTAGTAGGATGTATCTGCTGTATCGTCTCATGGACTCTGACCTACCTGGACTCCTACCAACCTGGCATGATGTTCCCAACACCGCTGACACTGTCATACTTAAG AGATTCATCGGCCCATGGTTACCACATGGGTTATGGTATTGCTGTCCTGAATGGCATCATGGCCATGCTCACTGTCATCTGGAGCCTCACCTga